The following proteins are co-located in the Hemicordylus capensis ecotype Gifberg chromosome 11, rHemCap1.1.pri, whole genome shotgun sequence genome:
- the ZNF711 gene encoding zinc finger protein 711 isoform X5, translated as MVYMAVKDSSQEDEDISCAEIADEVYMEVIVGEEEATSLPDAQLEDSGVNKTFVPVAWAAAYGDDRRLPRRYEDCQTPGTNLDARLENKNGNATQYLQICDSISTNRLLKQKAKKRRRGEARQWQTAVIIGPDGQPLTVYPCHICGKKFKSRGFLKRHMKNHPDHMIKKKYQCTDCDFTTNKKVSFHNHLESHKLINKVDKTHEFTEYTRRYREASPLSSNKLILRDKEPKLHKCKYCDYETAEQGLLNRHLLAVHSKNFPHVCVECGKGFRHPSELKKHMRTHTGEKPYQCQHCVFRCADQSNLKTHIKTKHGTDLPFKCEHCPQAFTNEKELQQHTELFQGHKTHQCPHCDHKSTNSSDLKRHIISVHTKDFPHKCEVCEKGFHRPSELKKHSETHKGKKIHQCRHCDFKTSDPFVLSGHILSVHTKDLPFKCKRCKRGFRQQTELKKHMKTHSGRKVYQCQYCEYSTTDASGFKRHVISIHTKDYPHRCEYCKKGFRRPSEKNQHIMRHHKEALM; from the exons ATGGTTTATATGGCTGTTAAGGATTCCTCTCAGGAGGACGAAGATATTA GTTGTGCTGAAATAGCAGATGAAGTTTACATGGAGGTTATTGTTGGTGAAGAGGAAGCAACGTCACTCCCTGATGCACAGCTTGAAGACTCTGGTGTGAATAAAACTTTTGTTCCTGTTGCATGGGCTGCTGCTTATG GAGATGATAGAAGACTTCCCAGGAGATACGAAGACTGTCAAACCCCAG GAACCAACTTGGATGCAAGATTAGAAAACAAAAATGGTAACGCAACACAGTACTTGCAAATCTGTGATAGCATTAGCACAAACAGACTGCTGAAACAGAAAgccaagaagaggaggagaggggaagcaAGGCAGTGGCAAACAG CGGTTATAATAGGTCCTGATGGGCAGCCCTTAACAGTCTACCCTTGTCACATATGTGGAAAGAAATTTAAATCCAGGGGATTCTTGAAAAGACATATGAAAAACCACCCTGATCATATGATCAAGAAGAAATACCAGTGCACAGACTGTGATTTTACGACGAACAAGAAAGTGAGCTTTCATAACCATCTAGAAAGCCACAAGCTTATCAACAAAGTCGATAAAACGCACGAGTTCACCGAGTACACCAGGAGATACAGAGAGGCAAGCCCACTCAGTTCAAATAAGCTGATCTTAAGGGACAAAGAGCCTAAGCTGCACAAGTGCAAATATTGTGACTATGAGACTGCAGAGCAGGGCCTGCTCAATAGACACCTGCTTGCCGTGCACAGCAAGAATTTCCCCCACGTTTGCGTTGAGTGTGGGAAAGGATTCCGCCACCCTTCTGAGCTCAAAAAGCATATGAGGACCCACACGGGGGAGAAGCCTTACCAGTGCCAGCACTGTGTCTTCCGTTGTGCCGATCAGTCAAACCTGAAGACACACATCAAAACCAAGCACGGTACTGACCTGCCTTTCAAATGTGAACATTGTCCGCAGGCATTCACAAATGAGAAAGAACTCCAGCAACACACAGAGCTGTTTCAAGGGCATAAAACTCACCAGTGCCCGCATTGTGACCATAAGAGCACCAACTCGAGTGACCTGAAACGGCATATAATATCTGTTCACACCAAGGACTTTCCTCACAAATGTGAGGTGTGTGAGAAAGGCTTCCACCGTCCGTCAGAGCTCAAAAAGCACAGCGAGACCCATAAAGGTAAAAAAATACACCAGTGTCGGCACTGTGACTTTAAGACTTCAGATCCTTTTGTACTTAGCGGGCATATTCTCTCAGTTCATACCAAGGACCTGCCTTTTAAATGCAAACGCTGCAAGAGAGGATTTAGGCAACAAACGGAACTGAAGAAGCACATGAAGACCCACAGCGGAAGGAAAGTCTATCAATGCCAGTATTGTGAGTACAGCACTACAGATGCATCAGGCTTCAAACGGCATGTCATATCAATACACACAAAAGACTATCCACACAGGTGTGAGTACTGCAAAAAGGGATTCCGTAGACCATCTGAGAAAAATCAGCATATAATGAGGCACCACAAAGAGGCTCTCATGTAA